A window of the Henckelia pumila isolate YLH828 chromosome 3, ASM3356847v2, whole genome shotgun sequence genome harbors these coding sequences:
- the LOC140887656 gene encoding zinc transporter 8-like has product MSTLCSQLQKKMKTLFLAVMALFPAVIMAECTCEADEEDRNKSLALKYKLAAIASILVASAIGVCLPVLGKAVPALNPDRSFFFIVKAFAAGVILSTGFIHVLPDAFDNLTSPCISVTPWGDFPFAGFIAMVSAIGTLMVDTYATSYYSRRSVGKAVAQVGNEEEGVVPVHAHATHGHAHGSLPASGETELLRHRVISQVLELGIIVHSVIIGIALGASESPKTIQPLIAALTFHQFFEGIGLGGCIAQAKFKSRAVAIMGLFFSLTTPVGIAIGIGISNIYSETSPTALIVEGCFNSASAGILIYMALVDLLAADFMSPKLQGSGKLQLGANVSLLLGAGAMSLLAKWA; this is encoded by the exons atgaGCACATTATGTTCTCAGTTGCAGA AGAAGATGAAGACCCTTTTCTTGGCTGTAATGGCTCTGTTTCCAGCAGTTATTATGGCAGAATGTACATGCGAGGCTGATGAAGAAGACCGGAACAAATCTCTTGCATTGAAATACAAATTAGCAGCAATAGCGTCGATTTTAGTGGCAAGTGCGATCGGGGTCTGCCTCCCGGTTCTTGGAAAAGCGGTGCCGGCGTTGaaccctgatcggagcttcttcTTCATCGTGAAAGCCTTCGCCGCCGGAGTCATTCTGTCCACGGGATTCATACATGTTCTGCCGGACGCGTTCGACAATCTCACGTCTCCGTGCATCAGCGTGACCCCGTGGGGTGATTTCCCCTTCGCGGGTTTCATCGCCATGGTCTCTGCTATCGGGACGTTGATGGTGGACACGTACGCCACGTCGTATTACAGCCGCAGGTCGGTCGGAAAGGCGGTGGCGCAAGTCGGTAACGAGGAGGAAGGGGTGGTTCCCGTGCATGCTCACGCCACCCACGGCCATGCACATGGATCTCTTCCGGCTTCCGGTGAAACGGAGCTCCTCCGCCATCGTGTCATATCCCAG GTGTTGGAGTTGGGTATTATAGTCCACTCGGTGATAATTGGAATTGCTTTGGGTGCTTCGGAGAGTCCTAAAACAATCCAGCCTTTGATTGCTGCTTTGACATTCCATCAATTCTTCGAAGGCATTGGCCTAGGAGGATGCATAGCACAG GCAAAGTTCAAGTCAAGAGCAGTGGCAATAATGGGTCTGTTCTTCTCCCTCACGACGCCAGTTGGGATTGCAATTGGCATTGGAATAAGCAACATCTACAGTGAAACGAGCCCAACTGCTCTGATCGTCGAAGGATGCTTTAACTCGGCATCTGCGGGGATCTTGATATACATGGCACTCGTCGATCTTCTTGCTGCTGATTTCATGAGTCCTAAATTGCAAGGGAGTGGGAAGCTTCAATTAGGGGCGAACGTGTCTCTTCTTTTGGGTGCTGGGGCTATGTCTCTTTTGGCCAAGTGGGCTTGa